A window from Mycobacterium botniense encodes these proteins:
- a CDS encoding ATP-binding protein — protein sequence MTAELPGGKHRRGERAVELRVAARLENLAIVRTLVGAIGTFEDLDFDAVADVRLAVDEVCTRLIRSATPDATLVVVVDPRADEVVIEASTTCATFDVVAPGSFSWHVLTSLADDVRTFHDDHRPGAAGGVFGITLTTRRTGSAR from the coding sequence ATGACCGCCGAATTGCCGGGTGGCAAGCATCGACGGGGTGAGCGCGCCGTGGAGCTGCGGGTCGCGGCGCGTCTGGAGAATCTGGCGATAGTGCGCACGCTGGTCGGTGCGATCGGCACCTTCGAGGATCTCGATTTCGACGCGGTAGCCGATGTGCGGCTGGCGGTCGACGAAGTCTGCACCCGGTTGATCCGCTCGGCGACCCCCGACGCCACGCTTGTGGTGGTTGTGGATCCGCGCGCAGACGAGGTGGTGATCGAAGCCTCCACGACCTGCGCGACCTTCGATGTGGTGGCACCCGGCAGTTTCAGCTGGCATGTGCTGACATCGCTGGCCGACGACGTACGAACCTTCCACGATGATCACCGGCCCGGCGCAGCCGGCGGGGTATTCGGCATCACCCTGACGACCCGACGGACGGGCTCTGCCAGGTGA
- a CDS encoding TetR/AcrR family transcriptional regulator: MRATRRRLSPEDRRAELLALGAEVFGQQPYDEVRIDEVAERAGVSRALMYHYFPDKRSFFVAVVKHQADQLIEATSHLPLPGMTLFEEVRTGVLAYMEYQQQHPHSAWAAYVGIGRSDPVLLGIDDEAKDRQLAHIMTRIIEVEGPGTELDPKVEQHLKVIVYGWLAFTFELCRQRIMHPSTDAGQLADACAHALLDAVGRVPGIPASLADAIARERR; this comes from the coding sequence ATGCGGGCGACACGGCGGCGGCTCTCCCCCGAGGATCGCCGCGCGGAGTTGCTCGCGCTGGGGGCGGAGGTTTTCGGTCAGCAGCCCTACGACGAGGTCCGTATCGACGAGGTCGCCGAGCGTGCCGGTGTGTCGCGCGCGCTGATGTATCACTATTTCCCCGACAAGCGGTCGTTTTTTGTGGCGGTCGTGAAGCACCAGGCCGACCAGCTGATCGAGGCCACCAGCCACCTGCCGCTGCCGGGTATGACGCTCTTCGAGGAAGTGCGGACCGGCGTTCTGGCGTATATGGAGTACCAACAGCAGCATCCGCATTCGGCGTGGGCGGCCTATGTGGGCATCGGGCGCTCAGATCCGGTCCTGCTCGGCATCGACGACGAGGCCAAGGATCGCCAGCTAGCGCATATCATGACCCGCATCATCGAGGTCGAAGGTCCCGGAACTGAACTGGATCCGAAGGTCGAGCAGCACCTCAAGGTGATCGTCTACGGCTGGCTGGCGTTCACTTTCGAGCTGTGCCGGCAGCGGATCATGCACCCGTCCACCGACGCGGGTCAGCTCGCCGACGCCTGCGCCCACGCGTTGCTGGACGCGGTCGGCCGAGTGCCCGGGATTCCTGCCTCGCTGGCCGACGCCATTGCCCGCGAGCGGCGGTGA
- a CDS encoding RNA polymerase sigma factor SigF: MTSRAGGSSASRPQERPHDYADVVDMFGELAAFDAGSPEFQRQRDKIVERCLPLADHIARRFEGRGEPREDLVQVARVGLVNAVARFDVGAGSDFVSFAVPTIMGEVRRHFRDNSWSVKVPRRLKELHLRLGTATAELSQRLGRAPTASELAEELDMDRLEVVEGLVAGSSYNTLSIDSGSGGGDDDVRAIADTLGDVDARLERIENQQALRPLLSALPERERTVVVLRFFESMTQTQIAERIGISQMHVSRLLAKSLARLRDQLQ; this comes from the coding sequence GTGACGTCGCGGGCTGGCGGTAGCTCGGCTTCGCGACCTCAGGAACGGCCTCACGACTACGCCGATGTTGTGGACATGTTTGGTGAGCTGGCCGCGTTTGATGCCGGCTCGCCGGAGTTTCAGCGTCAGCGCGACAAGATCGTGGAACGCTGTTTGCCGTTGGCCGATCACATCGCGCGGCGCTTCGAAGGCCGCGGCGAGCCGCGTGAGGACCTCGTGCAGGTGGCACGGGTGGGGCTGGTGAACGCGGTCGCGCGGTTCGATGTGGGCGCGGGATCCGATTTCGTGTCTTTTGCGGTCCCGACCATCATGGGCGAGGTCCGGCGCCACTTTCGGGACAACAGCTGGTCGGTGAAGGTTCCGCGGCGGCTCAAGGAGCTGCATTTGCGACTGGGCACCGCCACTGCGGAGCTGTCGCAACGGCTCGGGCGGGCGCCCACCGCCTCAGAACTGGCCGAGGAACTCGACATGGACCGTCTTGAGGTGGTCGAGGGCCTGGTGGCGGGCAGCTCCTATAACACGTTGTCGATCGACAGCGGCAGCGGCGGCGGTGACGACGACGTCCGCGCCATCGCCGACACCCTCGGCGACGTCGATGCCCGGCTGGAGCGGATCGAAAACCAGCAGGCGCTGCGTCCCTTGCTCAGCGCGTTACCCGAGCGCGAACGAACAGTGGTGGTGCTCAGGTTCTTCGAGTCGATGACCCAGACCCAGATCGCTGAGCGGATCGGGATCTCCCAGATGCACGTGTCACGCCTGCTCGCCAAATCCCTCGCACGGCTGCGAGACCAGTTGCAATAG
- the hglS gene encoding 2-oxoadipate dioxygenase/decarboxylase → MSPAKMLPTWRLRARFAAGLSAMYAREVPAYSTLLRVCAQVNHEYAARNPAAERLGSLHRVTAERHGAIRVGSPAELADVADLFAAFGMLPVGYYDLRDAASPIPVVSTAFRPVDAEELARNPFRVFTSMLALRDSRFFSTDLRARVQAFLDRRQLFDPALIAQARSIAADGGADADAAETFVGQAVAAFALSREPIDKSWYDELSRVSAVAADIAATGSTHINHLTPRVLDIDALYRRMSAHGVTMIDAIHGPPRTDGPAVLLRQTSFRALAEPRRFRMRDGTLAEQTVRVRFGEVEARGVALTPKGRGRYDAAMAAPDPAQVWDDYFPSTDAQMAAQQLAYYHRGDPSKPIVYEDFLPTSAAGIFRSNLDRDSEAAAGADESGYTASWMAGAVGRPIYDPDALYETLSREAAS, encoded by the coding sequence ATGAGCCCCGCAAAGATGTTACCCACATGGCGGCTGCGGGCGCGTTTTGCCGCCGGGCTTTCGGCCATGTACGCCCGCGAGGTACCCGCCTATTCCACGCTGCTGCGGGTATGCGCGCAGGTCAACCACGAGTACGCGGCGCGCAACCCGGCCGCCGAGCGGCTGGGCTCGCTGCACCGGGTGACCGCCGAGCGCCACGGCGCCATCCGGGTGGGCAGCCCGGCCGAACTGGCCGACGTCGCTGACCTGTTCGCCGCTTTCGGCATGCTGCCGGTGGGCTACTACGATCTGCGTGACGCCGCCTCGCCTATTCCGGTGGTGTCAACAGCTTTCCGCCCTGTCGACGCAGAAGAGTTGGCGCGCAACCCGTTTCGGGTCTTCACCTCGATGCTGGCGCTGCGCGACTCGCGGTTTTTCAGCACCGATCTGCGTGCACGGGTGCAGGCTTTCCTCGACCGGCGGCAGCTGTTCGACCCCGCGCTGATCGCACAAGCCCGGTCGATCGCCGCCGACGGCGGTGCCGACGCCGACGCGGCCGAAACCTTCGTCGGGCAGGCGGTGGCGGCGTTCGCCCTGTCACGTGAGCCGATCGACAAATCCTGGTATGACGAGCTGTCGCGGGTTTCCGCGGTGGCGGCCGATATCGCCGCGACGGGCTCCACCCACATCAACCACCTGACGCCGCGGGTGCTCGACATCGACGCACTTTATCGGCGGATGAGCGCGCACGGTGTCACCATGATCGATGCCATTCACGGCCCGCCCCGTACCGACGGCCCCGCTGTGCTGCTGCGTCAGACGTCGTTTCGCGCCCTCGCCGAACCACGCCGATTCCGCATGCGCGACGGAACCCTCGCCGAGCAGACGGTGCGGGTCCGCTTCGGCGAGGTCGAGGCGCGCGGCGTGGCGCTCACCCCGAAAGGCCGCGGGCGCTACGATGCCGCGATGGCCGCACCCGATCCGGCGCAGGTGTGGGACGACTACTTCCCGTCGACCGATGCACAGATGGCCGCCCAGCAGCTGGCCTATTACCACCGCGGTGACCCGTCCAAACCCATTGTGTACGAGGACTTCCTGCCCACCTCAGCGGCGGGCATCTTCCGCTCCAACCTGGATCGCGACAGCGAGGCCGCTGCGGGCGCCGACGAGTCCGGTTACACCGCGAGCTGGATGGCCGGTGCCGTCGGCCGTCCCATCTACGACCCCGACGCCCTCTACGAGACGCTTTCCCGGGAGGCAGCGTCGTGA
- the lat gene encoding L-lysine 6-transaminase → MAVVAPVARPVEPGQVQVILARSMLVDGFDLVLDLRRSRGSYLVDARDGRRYLDMFTFVASSALGMNHPALTDDDEFRAELAEAALNKPSNSDVYSVPMARFVETFTRVLGDPALPHLFFIEGGALAVENALKVAFDWKSRHNEARGIDPALGTRVLHLRGAFHGRSGYTLSLTNSGSTAVARFPKFDWPRIDAPCIGPDVDVAAAEAESLRQARAAFEAHPHDIACFIAEPIQGEGGDRHFRPEFFAAMRELCDEYDALLIFDEVQTGCGLTGTAWAYQQFGVLPDVVAFGKKTQVCGVMAGRRVDEVADNVFRVPSRLNSTWGGNLVDMVRARRVLEVIDAEGLFDQASEHGRYLQARLGELAAQFPGLVRHPRGRGLMCAFSLPTRATRDELIRRLWQRQVIVLPSGDDSVRFRPALTVSRADIDVAVAALHAALRDLA, encoded by the coding sequence ATGGCTGTTGTGGCGCCGGTCGCACGCCCAGTCGAACCCGGCCAGGTTCAGGTGATCCTGGCGCGCAGCATGCTGGTCGACGGGTTCGACCTGGTGCTCGACCTGCGCCGCTCGCGCGGCTCTTATCTGGTCGATGCCCGGGACGGTCGGCGCTACCTGGACATGTTCACCTTTGTCGCGTCCTCGGCGCTGGGCATGAACCACCCGGCACTCACCGATGACGACGAGTTCCGTGCCGAACTGGCCGAGGCCGCGCTGAACAAGCCCAGCAACTCCGATGTGTATTCGGTGCCGATGGCCCGTTTCGTGGAAACCTTTACCCGGGTGCTGGGCGACCCCGCGCTGCCGCATCTGTTCTTCATCGAAGGCGGAGCCCTGGCGGTGGAGAACGCGCTCAAGGTGGCGTTCGACTGGAAGAGCCGGCACAACGAGGCACGCGGTATCGATCCCGCGCTCGGCACGCGGGTCTTGCACCTGCGCGGGGCGTTTCACGGCCGCAGCGGCTACACCCTGTCGCTGACCAACAGTGGTTCCACCGCCGTCGCACGGTTCCCGAAATTCGACTGGCCCCGGATCGACGCGCCGTGCATCGGTCCGGACGTCGATGTCGCCGCGGCCGAAGCCGAGTCGTTGCGGCAGGCCCGCGCGGCGTTCGAGGCGCATCCGCACGACATCGCCTGCTTCATCGCCGAACCCATCCAAGGCGAAGGTGGCGATCGGCATTTCCGGCCCGAGTTCTTCGCCGCGATGCGCGAGTTGTGCGATGAATACGATGCGCTGCTGATCTTCGACGAGGTGCAGACCGGCTGCGGTTTGACCGGAACCGCATGGGCCTACCAGCAATTCGGTGTGCTGCCCGACGTGGTGGCATTCGGCAAAAAGACACAGGTCTGCGGGGTGATGGCAGGCCGGCGCGTCGACGAGGTCGCCGATAACGTGTTTCGTGTCCCGTCCCGGCTCAACTCCACCTGGGGCGGCAACCTCGTCGACATGGTCCGGGCGCGGCGCGTCCTCGAGGTGATCGACGCGGAGGGGTTGTTCGATCAGGCCAGTGAGCACGGACGCTATTTACAAGCCCGGCTCGGCGAGTTGGCCGCCCAGTTCCCGGGATTGGTGCGCCATCCCCGCGGGCGCGGCCTCATGTGTGCGTTCAGCCTGCCCACCCGCGCCACGCGGGATGAGCTGATCCGTCGGCTGTGGCAGCGTCAGGTGATCGTGTTGCCCAGCGGAGACGACAGTGTGCGGTTTCGTCCGGCACTGACCGTGTCGCGCGCCGATATCGACGTGGCGGTAGCCGCTCTGCACGCGGCATTGCGCGACCTGGCCTAG
- a CDS encoding phage holin family protein, with protein sequence MRHVLLRAAVFLGSWAIGLRVAAWLVPGVSVSAPGFTVAVVVFSAAQAMLSLVLLKLPRAYASLSLGGAGLVLTLAALSLAAVLTEGLHIGGMTSWVAVTVVVWLVTTVGAISVPDALFRGEAAATEESEGKERSGPRGQRG encoded by the coding sequence GTGAGGCACGTTCTGCTGCGCGCAGCCGTCTTCCTGGGTTCGTGGGCGATTGGACTGCGGGTGGCGGCGTGGCTGGTTCCCGGTGTTTCGGTGTCGGCACCCGGGTTCACTGTCGCCGTCGTGGTGTTCTCGGCCGCGCAGGCGATGCTTTCACTGGTGCTGTTGAAGCTGCCCCGCGCCTATGCGTCGCTGTCGCTGGGGGGCGCCGGGCTGGTGTTGACCCTCGCCGCGCTGAGTCTCGCCGCGGTGTTGACTGAGGGCCTCCACATCGGCGGCATGACCTCCTGGGTCGCTGTCACGGTTGTCGTGTGGCTGGTGACAACGGTTGGCGCGATTTCGGTGCCCGACGCGTTGTTTCGCGGCGAAGCCGCCGCGACCGAAGAAAGCGAGGGAAAAGAGCGCTCCGGGCCGCGCGGACAGCGCGGATAG
- the amaB gene encoding L-piperidine-6-carboxylate dehydrogenase yields MTENPNAPAARLPTADELRTRVLRVFDVIGAAGSAAARLGEPGGQGLPAGTPITGDVLFTVAQTDDADCVISDAAQAFPVWRATPAPVRGALVGRLCELLRTYRNALAGLVTVEVGKITSEALGEVQEMIDVCQFAVGLSRQLYGRTIASERPGHRLLETWHPLGVVGVITAFNFPVAVWAWNTAVALVCGDTVVWKPSELTPLTALACHALAVRAAHDVGAPPQVAGLLLGGRDVGAQLVDDPRVALLSATGSVRMGRQVGPRVAARFGRVLLELGGNNAAIVTPAADLDLAVRAIVFAAAGTCGQRCTTLRRLIVHHSVAEEVVQRIVSAYRQLRIGDPSQQGTLVGPLIHERAYRDMVGALQQAAADGGEVIGGERHLAGLCESAYYVAPAVVRMPAQTAIVATETFAPILYVLTYHDLDEAIALNNAVPQGLSSAIFTTDLREAERFIDGSDCGIVNVNIGTSGAEIGGAFGGEKHTGGGREAGSDAWKTYMRRATNTINYSGEMPLAQGVQFG; encoded by the coding sequence GTGACCGAGAATCCGAACGCGCCGGCCGCCCGGCTGCCGACCGCCGACGAGCTGCGCACGCGGGTGCTGCGCGTCTTCGACGTGATCGGCGCCGCCGGATCAGCGGCCGCCCGGCTCGGCGAACCGGGGGGACAGGGGTTGCCGGCCGGCACGCCGATCACCGGCGACGTGTTGTTCACCGTCGCGCAAACCGATGACGCCGACTGTGTGATATCCGATGCGGCACAAGCTTTTCCGGTTTGGCGCGCTACCCCGGCGCCGGTGCGCGGTGCGCTCGTCGGCCGTCTGTGCGAGCTGCTGCGCACCTACCGGAACGCTCTGGCGGGGCTGGTGACGGTCGAGGTGGGCAAGATCACCTCCGAAGCGCTGGGCGAAGTGCAGGAGATGATCGACGTCTGCCAGTTCGCGGTGGGCCTGTCCCGCCAGCTCTACGGGCGCACCATCGCCTCCGAGCGCCCGGGACATCGGCTGCTGGAGACCTGGCATCCGCTCGGTGTGGTCGGGGTGATCACCGCGTTCAACTTCCCGGTGGCGGTGTGGGCGTGGAACACCGCGGTCGCCCTGGTGTGCGGGGACACCGTGGTGTGGAAACCCTCCGAGCTGACCCCGTTGACGGCGCTGGCCTGCCATGCCCTGGCGGTCCGGGCCGCCCATGATGTCGGTGCGCCGCCGCAGGTCGCCGGCCTGCTGCTGGGCGGGCGCGACGTCGGCGCACAGCTGGTCGATGACCCGCGCGTCGCGTTGCTGTCGGCGACCGGCTCGGTGCGGATGGGCCGGCAGGTCGGTCCCCGCGTCGCCGCACGTTTCGGCCGGGTGCTGCTGGAGTTGGGCGGCAACAATGCCGCCATTGTCACGCCCGCGGCCGACCTGGACCTGGCGGTGCGGGCCATAGTGTTCGCCGCGGCCGGCACCTGCGGGCAGCGCTGCACCACGCTACGCCGGCTGATCGTGCACCACTCGGTGGCCGAGGAGGTGGTGCAGCGCATCGTCTCGGCCTACCGGCAGCTGCGCATCGGGGATCCGTCGCAGCAGGGCACGCTGGTCGGCCCGTTGATCCACGAGCGGGCCTACCGCGACATGGTGGGCGCGCTGCAGCAGGCGGCCGCCGACGGCGGCGAGGTCATCGGCGGCGAGCGCCACCTCGCCGGGCTGTGCGAGAGTGCCTACTACGTCGCGCCCGCGGTGGTGCGGATGCCCGCGCAGACCGCCATCGTGGCCACCGAGACGTTCGCGCCGATCCTCTACGTGCTGACCTACCATGACCTCGATGAGGCGATTGCTCTGAATAACGCTGTTCCGCAGGGTCTTTCGTCGGCGATCTTCACCACCGACCTGCGCGAAGCGGAGCGCTTCATCGACGGATCCGACTGCGGGATCGTCAACGTCAACATCGGAACATCGGGCGCGGAAATCGGCGGCGCGTTCGGCGGCGAAAAGCACACCGGTGGCGGGCGGGAAGCCGGGTCGGACGCCTGGAAAACCTATATGCGGCGGGCAACCAACACCATCAACTACTCCGGTGAGATGCCCCTCGCGCAGGGTGTGCAGTTCGGGTAA
- the usfY gene encoding protein UsfY: MGDTHHDPIDHCRTTQPHAGITMKDNFFWPGFILLAVALLGAVSTVAAAAYHHYEWLATTGLITALATVAAVLWFMSERRRVLRIEQRWQAAGPDSRSGERTGSTSAE; the protein is encoded by the coding sequence ATGGGAGACACGCATCACGACCCGATCGACCATTGCCGCACCACGCAACCGCATGCCGGTATCACGATGAAAGACAACTTCTTCTGGCCGGGGTTCATTCTGCTCGCGGTCGCATTGTTGGGGGCGGTCAGCACCGTGGCGGCCGCCGCCTACCACCATTACGAGTGGCTGGCGACGACGGGACTGATCACCGCACTCGCGACCGTCGCCGCGGTGCTGTGGTTCATGTCCGAGCGGCGCCGCGTCCTGCGCATCGAGCAGCGCTGGCAGGCGGCCGGTCCAGACAGCCGGAGCGGGGAGCGCACCGGATCCACGTCAGCCGAGTAG
- a CDS encoding Lrp/AsnC family transcriptional regulator codes for MGDALDEIDRILVRALVADGRATLSQLAASTGLSVSAVQSRVRRLESRGVVTGYTARINPEAVGQQLSAFVAITPLDPSQPDDAPARLEHIEAIESCHSVAGEESYILLVRVESARALEDLLQRIRTTANVRTRSTIILQTFYSGRQYIP; via the coding sequence ATGGGTGACGCACTGGACGAGATCGACAGGATTCTGGTGCGCGCGCTGGTCGCTGACGGCCGGGCCACCCTGTCACAGCTGGCCGCGAGCACCGGCCTGTCGGTGTCGGCGGTCCAGTCGCGGGTGCGCAGGCTGGAATCGCGCGGTGTGGTGACCGGGTACACGGCGCGGATCAACCCCGAAGCGGTGGGCCAGCAGCTGTCGGCGTTCGTGGCGATCACCCCTCTCGATCCTTCTCAGCCCGATGATGCGCCCGCTCGTCTCGAACACATCGAGGCGATCGAGTCGTGTCACTCGGTGGCCGGTGAGGAAAGCTACATCCTGCTGGTGCGCGTCGAATCCGCGCGCGCGCTCGAAGATTTGCTGCAACGCATCCGCACCACGGCGAACGTGCGCACCCGAAGCACCATTATCTTACAGACATTTTACAGTGGCCGACAGTATATACCGTAA
- a CDS encoding histone deacetylase family protein encodes MAQRRTVYATHPRYTDHDFRGHPENADRIRAVWRGLDESGLSARMQSLQPEPVDTGAILAVHSAEYLDMLGRVSALDRITFLDADTYVGPDALTIARLSAGGVVGAVDAVLTGRADNGLAAIRPPGHHAVADRGMGFCLLGNVAIAARHAQTHHDVDRVLIIDYDVHHGNGTEAMFYEDPSVLYISVHQQPLYPGTGAATDIGAGPGAGYTLNIPLPPASGDTGYATVFDRIVSVAAERFGPQLILVSLGFDAYWADPLAGMQLTLSGYSHLAAEVMRIAQRCCAGRVVFALEGGYHPDALRDGVSNVARILLGEPPTDPLGPPPRPRPEPDISAVVSTIQSLHRL; translated from the coding sequence ATGGCGCAGCGTCGGACGGTCTATGCCACCCATCCGCGCTATACCGACCATGACTTTCGCGGCCATCCCGAAAACGCAGACCGAATTCGAGCCGTCTGGCGGGGATTAGATGAGAGCGGCTTGAGTGCGCGCATGCAGTCGCTGCAGCCGGAGCCCGTCGATACCGGTGCCATCCTCGCCGTGCACAGCGCCGAGTATCTCGACATGCTCGGCCGCGTCAGCGCCCTGGATCGCATCACGTTCCTCGACGCCGACACCTATGTCGGCCCGGACGCGCTGACGATCGCGCGGTTGTCGGCCGGCGGTGTCGTCGGCGCGGTCGATGCGGTCTTGACCGGACGAGCCGACAACGGGCTGGCGGCAATCCGCCCGCCGGGGCATCACGCCGTTGCCGATCGGGGCATGGGGTTTTGCCTTCTGGGCAATGTCGCGATCGCCGCGCGCCACGCCCAGACCCACCACGACGTCGACCGTGTCCTGATCATCGACTACGACGTGCATCACGGCAACGGCACCGAGGCGATGTTTTACGAAGATCCGTCGGTGCTGTACATCTCGGTGCATCAGCAGCCGCTTTACCCGGGCACCGGCGCAGCCACCGACATCGGTGCCGGCCCGGGCGCGGGATACACCCTCAATATCCCGCTTCCGCCCGCAAGCGGCGACACCGGCTACGCGACGGTGTTCGATCGGATTGTCTCGGTTGCCGCCGAGCGCTTCGGCCCGCAGTTGATCCTGGTGTCGCTGGGTTTCGACGCCTACTGGGCCGACCCGCTCGCCGGGATGCAGCTGACATTGAGCGGCTATTCGCATCTTGCCGCCGAGGTGATGCGGATTGCGCAGCGGTGTTGTGCGGGCAGGGTGGTTTTCGCGCTGGAAGGCGGCTACCACCCGGATGCGCTCCGTGACGGGGTGAGCAATGTGGCGCGCATCCTGCTCGGCGAGCCCCCGACCGATCCGCTGGGCCCACCGCCGCGGCCGCGACCAGAGCCCGACATCTCGGCCGTGGTGTCGACGATCCAATCGCTGCACCGACTCTAA